Proteins co-encoded in one Accipiter gentilis chromosome 33, bAccGen1.1, whole genome shotgun sequence genomic window:
- the KAT5 gene encoding histone acetyltransferase KAT5 isoform X1 — MAEVGEVSEGCRLPVLRRNQDNEDEWPLAEILSVKDISGRKLFYVHYIDFNKRLDEWVTHDRLDLKRVQVPRKEAKTPTKNGLPGSRPGSPERDPRKSLDLALPAAPASGKSLPGPPGPPGPPGPPGSGTGTVPVPVQITLRFHLPKESEAEPPPAPPPGGQRPTKRKVEVVSPATPVPAATETSQASVFPQNGSARRAVAAQPGRKRKSACLGTDEDSQDSSDGAPSAPRMTGSLVSDRSHDDIVTRMKNIECIELGRHRLKPWYFSPYPQELTALPVLYLCEFCLKYGHSLRCLQRHLTKCDLRHPPGNEIYRKGTISFFEIDGRKNKSYSQNLCLLAKCFLDHKTLYYDTDPFLFYVMTEYDCKGFHIVGYFSKEKESTEDYNVACILTLPPYQRRGYGKLLIEFSYELSKVEGKTGTPEKPLSDLGLLSYRSYWSQTILEILMGLKAEGGERPQITINEISEITSIKKEDVISTLQYLNLINYYKGQYILTLSEDIVEGHERAMLKRVLRIDAKCLHFTPKDWSKRGKW, encoded by the exons ATGGCGGAGGTG GGGGAGGTGTCCGAGGGCTGCCGCCTGCCAGTCCTGCGCCGTAACCAGGACAACGAGGATGAGTGGC cactggCCGAGATCCTGAGTGTGAAGGACATCAGTGGGAGAAAACTCTTCTACGTCCACTACATCGACT TCAACAAGCGCCTGGACGAATGGGTGACCCACGACCGGCTGGATCTGAAGCGGGTGCAGGTGCCGCGGAAAGAAGCCAAGACCCCCACCAAGAACGGGCTGCCCGGCTCCCGGCCCGGTTCCCCGGAGCGCGATCCG AGGAAGAGCCTGGACCTGGCGTTGCCGGCGGCCCCCGCCAGCGGGAAGAGCTTGCCGGGGCCACCGGGGCCACCGGGGCCACCGGGGCCACCGGGGTCGGGGACAGGGACGGTGCCGGTGCCGGTTCAGATCACCCTTCGCTTTCACCTGCCCAAGGAGAGCGAGGCcgagccccccccggcccccccgcccggCGGCCAGCGCCCCACG AAGCGTAAGGTGGAGGTGGTGTCACCCGCCACCCCCGTCCCCGCCGCCACCGAGACCTCGCAGGCCTCCGTCTTCCCCCAG AACGGCTCCGCTCGCCGGGCAGTGGCCGCCCAGCCAGGACGCAAGAGGAAATCGGCTTGTCTGGGCACCGAcgag GACTCTCAGGACTCGTCGGACGGAGCCCCCTCGGCGCCGCGGATGACGGGCAGCCTGGTTTCGGATCGCAGCCACGATGACATCGTCACGCGGATGAAAAACATCGAATGCATCGAGCTGGGGCGGCATCGCCTCAAACCCTGGtacttctccccctacccccagGAGCTGACGGCGCTGCCCGTCCTCTACCTCTGCGAATTCTGCCTCAAGTACGGCCACAGCCTCCGCTGCCTCCAGCGTCACCTG ACCAAATGCGACCTGCGACACCCCCCGGGCAACGAGATCTATCGCAAAGGCACCATCTCCTTCTTCGAGATAGACGGACGGAAGAACAAG aGTTATTCGCAGAACCTTTGCTTGTTGGCCAAGTGTTTTCTGGACCACAAGACGTTGTATTACGACACTGACCCCTTTCTCTTCTACGTCATGACCGAGTACGACTGCAAGGGCTTCCACATCGTCGGCTACTTCTCCAAG GAGAAGGAGTCGACGGAGGATTACAACGTGGCCTGTATCCTCACCCTGCCGCCCTACCAGCGCCGGGGCTACGGCAAGCTGCTCATCGAGTTCA GCTACGAGCTCTCCAAGGTGGAGGGGAAGACGGGGACCCCCGAGAAGCCGCTGTCGGACCTGGGGCTCCTCTCGTACCGCAGCTACTGGTCCCAGACCATCCTGGAGATCCTGATGGGGCTGAAGGCCGAGGGGGGGGAGCGCCCCCAAATCACCATCAA tgAGATCAGCGAGATCACCAGCATCAAGAAGGAGGACGTCATCTCCACGCTCCAGTACCTCAACCTCATCAACTACTACAAG GGACAATACATCCTGACGCTGTCAGAGGACATCGTGGAGGGACACGAGCGGGCGATGCTGAAGCGGGTGCTGCGCATCGACGCCAAGTGCCTCCATTTTACCCCCAAGGACTGGAGCAAGAGGGGCAAGTGGTGA
- the KAT5 gene encoding histone acetyltransferase KAT5 isoform X2: MAEVGEVSEGCRLPVLRRNQDNEDEWPLAEILSVKDISGRKLFYVHYIDFNKRLDEWVTHDRLDLKRVQVPRKEAKTPTKNGLPGSRPGSPERDPKRKVEVVSPATPVPAATETSQASVFPQNGSARRAVAAQPGRKRKSACLGTDEDSQDSSDGAPSAPRMTGSLVSDRSHDDIVTRMKNIECIELGRHRLKPWYFSPYPQELTALPVLYLCEFCLKYGHSLRCLQRHLTKCDLRHPPGNEIYRKGTISFFEIDGRKNKSYSQNLCLLAKCFLDHKTLYYDTDPFLFYVMTEYDCKGFHIVGYFSKEKESTEDYNVACILTLPPYQRRGYGKLLIEFSYELSKVEGKTGTPEKPLSDLGLLSYRSYWSQTILEILMGLKAEGGERPQITINEISEITSIKKEDVISTLQYLNLINYYKGQYILTLSEDIVEGHERAMLKRVLRIDAKCLHFTPKDWSKRGKW; this comes from the exons ATGGCGGAGGTG GGGGAGGTGTCCGAGGGCTGCCGCCTGCCAGTCCTGCGCCGTAACCAGGACAACGAGGATGAGTGGC cactggCCGAGATCCTGAGTGTGAAGGACATCAGTGGGAGAAAACTCTTCTACGTCCACTACATCGACT TCAACAAGCGCCTGGACGAATGGGTGACCCACGACCGGCTGGATCTGAAGCGGGTGCAGGTGCCGCGGAAAGAAGCCAAGACCCCCACCAAGAACGGGCTGCCCGGCTCCCGGCCCGGTTCCCCGGAGCGCGATCCG AAGCGTAAGGTGGAGGTGGTGTCACCCGCCACCCCCGTCCCCGCCGCCACCGAGACCTCGCAGGCCTCCGTCTTCCCCCAG AACGGCTCCGCTCGCCGGGCAGTGGCCGCCCAGCCAGGACGCAAGAGGAAATCGGCTTGTCTGGGCACCGAcgag GACTCTCAGGACTCGTCGGACGGAGCCCCCTCGGCGCCGCGGATGACGGGCAGCCTGGTTTCGGATCGCAGCCACGATGACATCGTCACGCGGATGAAAAACATCGAATGCATCGAGCTGGGGCGGCATCGCCTCAAACCCTGGtacttctccccctacccccagGAGCTGACGGCGCTGCCCGTCCTCTACCTCTGCGAATTCTGCCTCAAGTACGGCCACAGCCTCCGCTGCCTCCAGCGTCACCTG ACCAAATGCGACCTGCGACACCCCCCGGGCAACGAGATCTATCGCAAAGGCACCATCTCCTTCTTCGAGATAGACGGACGGAAGAACAAG aGTTATTCGCAGAACCTTTGCTTGTTGGCCAAGTGTTTTCTGGACCACAAGACGTTGTATTACGACACTGACCCCTTTCTCTTCTACGTCATGACCGAGTACGACTGCAAGGGCTTCCACATCGTCGGCTACTTCTCCAAG GAGAAGGAGTCGACGGAGGATTACAACGTGGCCTGTATCCTCACCCTGCCGCCCTACCAGCGCCGGGGCTACGGCAAGCTGCTCATCGAGTTCA GCTACGAGCTCTCCAAGGTGGAGGGGAAGACGGGGACCCCCGAGAAGCCGCTGTCGGACCTGGGGCTCCTCTCGTACCGCAGCTACTGGTCCCAGACCATCCTGGAGATCCTGATGGGGCTGAAGGCCGAGGGGGGGGAGCGCCCCCAAATCACCATCAA tgAGATCAGCGAGATCACCAGCATCAAGAAGGAGGACGTCATCTCCACGCTCCAGTACCTCAACCTCATCAACTACTACAAG GGACAATACATCCTGACGCTGTCAGAGGACATCGTGGAGGGACACGAGCGGGCGATGCTGAAGCGGGTGCTGCGCATCGACGCCAAGTGCCTCCATTTTACCCCCAAGGACTGGAGCAAGAGGGGCAAGTGGTGA